Proteins encoded together in one Mycobacterium sp. MS1601 window:
- a CDS encoding ATP-binding cassette domain-containing protein: MADNKIEVVDLTKSFGNVEALKGASLYAKPGEVTAIVGDNGAGKSTLIKCLAGYHTPDSGKILVDGEPVHFGSPLDARRTGIETVYQDLALADQLTVWQNIFLNRELTRGIGPLRLIRRAEMRRRAHELVSGLAVNVPNVTSTVKRLSGGQRQAVAISRAVMWSNQFVIMDEPTAALGLRETTQVEDLIRRIVGAGTSVLIISHNFEQVMRLSQQVWVMRAGSVVSGARTADVTGAELVAQVTGARAFT, encoded by the coding sequence ATGGCCGACAACAAGATCGAGGTCGTCGACCTCACCAAATCCTTCGGCAATGTCGAAGCGCTCAAGGGTGCGTCGTTGTACGCCAAGCCCGGGGAGGTCACCGCGATCGTCGGGGACAACGGCGCCGGCAAGTCCACCCTGATCAAGTGCCTCGCGGGCTACCACACACCTGACAGCGGCAAGATCCTCGTCGACGGTGAACCGGTGCACTTCGGCTCGCCGCTCGATGCCCGTCGAACCGGGATCGAGACCGTCTACCAGGACCTGGCTCTGGCTGATCAGTTGACGGTGTGGCAGAACATCTTTCTCAATCGCGAACTCACCCGGGGAATCGGGCCATTGAGGTTGATCAGACGCGCCGAGATGCGGCGACGAGCCCACGAACTGGTCTCGGGGTTGGCTGTCAACGTCCCCAACGTGACGTCGACGGTGAAGCGACTCTCGGGTGGGCAACGTCAGGCCGTGGCCATCTCGCGTGCGGTGATGTGGTCCAACCAGTTCGTGATCATGGATGAACCCACCGCGGCGCTCGGTCTGCGAGAGACCACCCAGGTCGAAGATCTGATCCGGCGCATCGTGGGCGCAGGCACGTCGGTTCTCATCATCAGTCACAACTTCGAACAGGTGATGCGACTGTCGCAGCAGGTGTGGGTGATGCGTGCCGGAAGCGTGGTGTCGGGAGCGCGTACCGCTGACGTCACCGGCGCCGAACTGGTTGCGCAGGTCACCGGAGCGCGCGCGTTCACCTGA
- a CDS encoding ABC transporter permease, producing the protein MTSGIARRAATGGRVDSGGTVGPSRRQRLLRVVGLEETWTKATAPMALVIAFLAFSVAAPNFATWHNVNAMLADAAIPVLLAVGMTFAVMLAGIDLSMAATLALASVVFGLAYQAGWGLLVACLLAIGVGVVVGAANGFFVGRVRIPDMIVTLGTMGVVMGIGLVVSRGIPVPIADEALQTIARESVAFLRWNFVIVLVIGVALHVFLTYTALGTHLLAVGDSMDASKAMGIRVSRVKLVGYMIGGALAGTAAIFLILYVGSTQPAVNTDYVMKAVAATVLGGTSLFGGRATVWGPMLGAVLLTVVQTGLTMVGVEAFFEPAVVGVVVLAAATLMRGRK; encoded by the coding sequence ATGACGAGCGGAATCGCGCGCAGAGCTGCCACCGGCGGGCGGGTCGATTCCGGCGGGACGGTTGGACCGTCCCGCCGGCAACGGCTACTCCGCGTGGTCGGCCTGGAGGAGACGTGGACGAAGGCCACCGCGCCGATGGCGCTGGTGATCGCATTCCTGGCCTTCTCCGTCGCCGCACCGAACTTCGCGACCTGGCACAACGTCAACGCCATGCTGGCCGACGCCGCAATCCCCGTGTTGTTGGCAGTGGGCATGACGTTCGCCGTCATGCTCGCGGGTATCGACCTGTCGATGGCCGCCACGCTGGCGCTGGCCAGCGTGGTGTTCGGCCTGGCCTATCAGGCCGGCTGGGGATTGCTCGTCGCCTGCCTGCTTGCGATCGGAGTGGGAGTGGTTGTCGGGGCCGCCAACGGGTTTTTTGTCGGCCGCGTGCGTATCCCGGACATGATCGTGACCCTTGGCACCATGGGCGTGGTCATGGGCATCGGCCTGGTGGTGTCACGCGGTATCCCGGTACCGATCGCTGATGAGGCGCTGCAGACCATCGCCAGGGAATCGGTGGCGTTCTTGCGGTGGAACTTCGTGATCGTGCTGGTCATCGGAGTGGCGCTTCATGTTTTCCTCACCTACACCGCGCTCGGTACTCACCTGCTCGCCGTCGGCGACAGCATGGACGCGAGCAAGGCGATGGGCATCCGGGTATCGCGGGTCAAGCTCGTCGGATACATGATCGGCGGTGCCCTTGCCGGTACCGCGGCCATCTTCTTGATCCTGTACGTGGGATCGACCCAACCCGCGGTCAACACCGATTACGTGATGAAGGCCGTCGCCGCCACGGTGCTCGGTGGTACCAGTCTGTTCGGCGGGCGCGCCACGGTCTGGGGGCCCATGCTCGGCGCGGTGCTGCTCACCGTGGTGCAGACCGGACTGACCATGGTCGGGGTCGAAGCGTTCTTCGAACCCGCTGTCGTCGGTGTCGTGGTACTCGCGGCGGCCACCCTGATGCGCGGGAGGAAATGA
- a CDS encoding substrate-binding domain-containing protein, with the protein MFVLVSTTCLAACSSGTSGDTAGDSGADSQGGVRVAFVTKPLDNTYFGAMVTGAEAAADKLGVELNVQAAQNVSDDTGQASKLSTLVSEGYDCYVINPTSPTNLLTPLAQAGDATVVNIDLEADLDAAKAQGVNVQTYIGTVNEQAGAAGGEALLKLVPEGSQVAVIGTLAQDAGNIARQKGFHSVVDGKLETVQTVSADADRVKAKNSAAAIMRANPEVKGFFTPAGTQALGIQEAIEQEGRTGDVVVVGIDGTEEELQSIVDGKLASTVEQFPYLMGYQAVQACLAASEGKALPERVDTPVLIVDKSNAADALATAPAPPAGFTVPNPFEG; encoded by the coding sequence ATGTTCGTTCTCGTCTCGACCACCTGTCTTGCTGCGTGTTCCTCCGGGACCAGCGGCGACACCGCCGGTGACTCCGGTGCCGACAGTCAGGGCGGGGTGCGTGTCGCCTTCGTGACCAAGCCGCTGGACAACACGTACTTCGGCGCCATGGTCACCGGTGCCGAGGCCGCCGCCGACAAGCTCGGTGTCGAACTGAACGTGCAGGCCGCCCAGAACGTGTCGGACGACACCGGGCAGGCGTCCAAGCTGTCGACCCTGGTCTCTGAGGGCTACGACTGCTACGTGATCAACCCGACCAGCCCGACGAATCTGCTCACCCCGCTGGCGCAGGCCGGGGACGCCACCGTGGTGAACATCGACCTCGAGGCCGATCTCGACGCGGCCAAGGCCCAGGGTGTCAACGTGCAGACCTACATCGGCACCGTCAACGAGCAGGCGGGTGCCGCCGGTGGCGAAGCACTGCTGAAGTTGGTCCCGGAAGGCTCGCAGGTGGCGGTCATCGGCACGCTGGCCCAGGATGCGGGAAACATCGCCAGGCAGAAGGGCTTTCACAGCGTCGTCGACGGCAAGCTGGAAACCGTTCAGACGGTCTCTGCAGACGCAGACCGCGTCAAAGCCAAGAACTCGGCTGCCGCGATCATGCGGGCCAACCCGGAGGTGAAGGGGTTCTTCACTCCCGCCGGCACCCAGGCGCTGGGAATTCAGGAAGCGATCGAACAGGAAGGTCGCACTGGAGATGTCGTGGTTGTCGGCATCGACGGCACCGAGGAAGAGCTCCAATCGATCGTCGACGGCAAGCTGGCCTCGACCGTCGAACAGTTCCCCTACCTCATGGGCTACCAGGCGGTGCAGGCGTGTCTTGCTGCCTCGGAGGGCAAGGCTCTACCTGAGCGGGTGGACACCCCGGTCCTGATCGTCGACAAATCCAACGCAGCCGACGCACTGGCCACCGCACCTGCTCCTCCGGCCGGCTTCACCGTGCCGAACCCCTTCGAGGGCTGA
- a CDS encoding FGGY family carbohydrate kinase, with product MRDDVVVGIDIGSSGTKVLAYNRAGSVVEARVVPTPMNRSEDGLDFPILELLSAAEQALSEVIAAVGSVAGIGIASMGEVGTVLVNGELADLHFPAWYDERGAEIIAALESARPVGELAAVTGGHARTTSTIAKLGWLARYRGCPAGTFLGVAGALAWRLTGVAVQEAGLASTSGAFDPVRSRYMRMPWNNAGLGFVSTPVVAPAGAGKSASTVLARTLGLSSSCRVLVAGHDHPVAAVGSGALAGDVVHSVGTSEGLLVSISRGRLAAVGGAARLVRAGFTIETWPGADDLLVMAEGLRPGLALQTLLGAAVADRAELDAAAPAPGVAPELQRCDSLQLERGDLGQHVGDAVTWASVIDHYARMAADREAALRAVSGALGRTVLTGGGTRSPRWMAAKRWFGTHPQVVSNITETVTRGAAAITGAQLGWWPIAAAMPGNDTRPVPAPVGSGN from the coding sequence ATGCGAGACGACGTTGTGGTGGGAATCGACATCGGTAGCTCCGGCACAAAGGTGCTGGCCTACAACCGTGCGGGCAGCGTCGTCGAGGCGCGAGTGGTGCCGACCCCGATGAATCGGTCCGAGGACGGGCTCGACTTCCCGATCCTCGAACTCCTCTCCGCAGCTGAGCAGGCGCTCTCGGAGGTGATCGCCGCAGTTGGCTCGGTGGCCGGAATCGGAATTGCCTCGATGGGCGAGGTCGGCACTGTCCTGGTCAACGGAGAATTGGCTGACCTGCACTTTCCAGCTTGGTACGACGAGCGCGGCGCTGAGATCATCGCCGCGCTGGAGTCGGCCAGGCCCGTCGGGGAGTTGGCGGCGGTCACTGGTGGGCACGCCCGCACCACCTCGACAATCGCCAAGCTGGGCTGGCTGGCCCGGTATCGGGGCTGCCCGGCGGGCACCTTCCTGGGTGTGGCCGGAGCTCTGGCATGGCGACTGACCGGCGTCGCGGTTCAGGAAGCGGGGCTGGCATCGACCAGCGGTGCGTTCGATCCCGTGCGGTCGCGCTACATGCGTATGCCCTGGAACAACGCCGGACTGGGGTTCGTCAGCACGCCCGTGGTCGCACCCGCAGGCGCCGGGAAGTCAGCCTCGACTGTCCTGGCCCGGACACTGGGCCTGAGTTCGAGCTGTCGCGTGCTGGTCGCCGGTCACGACCATCCCGTTGCCGCGGTGGGCAGCGGGGCGCTGGCGGGCGACGTGGTGCATTCGGTGGGTACCAGCGAGGGGCTGTTGGTGTCGATCTCCCGTGGACGACTCGCCGCGGTGGGGGGTGCGGCCCGGCTGGTTCGCGCCGGCTTCACCATCGAGACCTGGCCAGGTGCCGATGACCTGTTGGTGATGGCAGAAGGGCTGCGGCCGGGGCTCGCCTTGCAGACACTCCTCGGGGCGGCTGTGGCCGACAGGGCCGAGCTCGATGCCGCCGCTCCCGCCCCCGGTGTCGCCCCCGAGCTGCAGCGTTGCGATTCGCTGCAGCTCGAGCGCGGTGACCTGGGCCAACACGTCGGTGATGCCGTGACGTGGGCCAGTGTCATCGACCACTACGCCCGGATGGCGGCCGATCGGGAAGCGGCCCTGCGCGCCGTCAGTGGTGCCCTCGGGCGCACTGTGCTCACCGGTGGTGGAACGCGATCGCCGCGCTGGATGGCGGCCAAGCGGTGGTTCGGCACGCATCCGCAGGTCGTCTCGAACATCACGGAGACCGTGACTCGCGGTGCTGCCGCCATCACCGGCGCTCAGCTGGGTTGGTGGCCGATTGCCGCAGCGATGCCCGGAAACGACACGAGACCAGTTCCGGCACCTGTCGGATCGGGCAACTGA